The DNA window TATTTGATCATCTGTtctgaaagaaattaaaataaaatgaaaaaattttaaacgACGAAAATCATGATTTTCCATTcacccattttatttattttaaaggaagCAAACAAGAGGCTAAAATAACAGGCAAATGGAGGATTCGGCTAATATTGATTAACGCCATGAGTTCTTTACTCACTGGGGCAAAACCTTTGTTTTCCTTGTAACAAATTATAGCAAGCAGACATTGACTTGAAAGTTAATGTAGGCCTAAAGAATCTTGTCCCGATTACTGGTTCTGATGTGCAGATACAGTTTAGAATTGAAATCTCAGAAAATCAACTGAAATGAGATGCAATGCATGCTGGCGTGAACTTGAAGGGCGAGCCGTTTCCACCAAGTGTGGTCACCTCTTGTGTATCCAAATGCATTTTAGATCTTTTCCTTTCTATTAGATATACAGTATGCGCTGCACATATTCCTTGACATTGTAAATAGGCAACGAAGATGCGAGCAAGATCCTTAGCAATGATGCAGCATGTCCCATTTGTGATGAAGTTCTCTCTAAGAGGTAAGAATTTTCATCTGGTGGAAGATGGTCATTGTAATGCTCTCCAGATTTTTGTTTAATTAGCAGTTTGGCACGAATGATTTGCCCTagagttttctttttctcttgtcACTAGTTTGTAGACTCTTTACCTAATGCATATAAGAGACAAGATTACCTGTTATCGTTAATTATTTATCAAGCACCAGGGTTAGGATTGTTCTGCATAGCTAACAGTTTTATTTACTTGTATGTTGTATCTTATTATTTTCAACTCTACTTAGCTAATTTGGGAACTTTTATTCTCAGCCTCATGAAACCTGTGGATATCAACCCAAATGATGAATGGATAAACGTAAGCCAATGCTTCACTTGAATTGTTATTCACAGCTAGTTAAGTCTACAGTTCTACACCATGCTATAGTTTTTCTTTGCCTTTCATTTTGGTGCTGCTTTATTAGTTTGTCTAATTGTTTGTTGTTCACTAATATGACACGTTTTATTGCAGATGGCAATGGCTGGTATTTCTCCACAGATATGTATCCTTCAGAATATAGACCTTTTTTTCTCCTCCCAATTATATGATCTTTTTGTCCTGAAACCTGATTGTATCAGACGGTGCAGAGCTACCAAAATAAGAGGAATTCATTAGTTGATTGTAATGTTCTATTTCGTTTGAAGGAGTTTGcaactaaaatagaaaatagattCGGATGAACAAGAAAGAATCCTTTCACACACGCATTTCCTTAATGAAATTAGTAATGAAGAGTGCATACAGAAGTGTGATGTTTTACGTTGGGCAAAAGGATCTAGAAATGCAGTACAAGATGAACAAAATTGTAGCTCAGTGCCGGCAGAAATGTGAGGCAATGCAAGAAAAGTTCTCAGAGAAACTGGAGCAGGTGCATACTGCATATCAGAAAATGGCCAAAAGGTGTCAGATGATGGAACAGGAAAATCAGAGTTTGTCAAAAGATAAGCTAGAGCTCCAAGAGAAGTTCTCTGAGAAATCCaggtaaatatatattattttatttgaagttGTTAATTCTTTTTGTCATAGTTTATATCATGCTTCTTGAAGCTGCTAATCTGCATTTTGTCCAAAATTTCAGACAGAAGAGAAAACTTGATGAAATGTATGATCAATTGAGGAGTGAGTACGAGTCACTGAAACGGTCAGCAATCCAACCTTCAAAAAATTTCTATGCCCGAAATGAGCCTGATTTATTCTCAAATCCAGCAGCTAACGTGGTGGATAGCAGAGAGCCTATTCGAAAAGGTATTCatgttcttttattattttcttataatagCAATCAAGGGATAGTGAAGGCACTTACCTTGAATTGGCACCTAAGTTGTATAAAATACTAAATTAGCATCATTCAACCAGCTGAAAAATGTTTACTAAACCATTTTATACAGTTAAAATGTTTCCTTTGATCTTGATATTCTGATTGCTATGTTATTCGGGCTCGAGTGTCAGTGTGTCATAATACGGGCATGTGCCGGATAAAGACATGATCAAAATTGGAGGATATGTCTGAATATGCATCGGACACTGGTATTGGAGCCGGTATCcgagaaaaatgaaagagttgGAGGAACATATTCAGTCCAGTTTTTTTCTGAGTCTTTTTTGATTAAATATTTCCCTAGCCAGTTAACTTATTTGCTGCAGATTGGTCGATTTTTTCACCCGGAACTCCAGGGCCCCGAGAATACATATGGCCAGTAAAACAAACTAGTTCAAACTCCAGTCCTTTTGACATTTCAAGTGACTCACCATCAAAACCAGCAGCCATTCCTGGTGATGTTGGAAACAGAAGGGCTACTGGCCACCCTGGTGGTTTCGAACCAACTGCTGCTGCTAATCCTTCAACGATTTTAAGGAACTTTATAATCTCTCCTATAAAGCGGCCACAGCCCTCTCGTAACCGCACTAATCTCTTTACGTAAGCAAGCAAATAGTATATATAGGTATGTTCAATTTAACCTTATGGTTCATCAGCTGAATTTCAATGAAATCTTTGAGTTTTCCAGGTTGTAGACTCCCAAATCTTGGGCTTTATCATCGGCTAAGAACAAAAGAATGAACTAAAACAACAGCTGATTGCATGTAAGACTCACAAAATCACAGGTACTGTACTGTTTCTTTTTACCTTTCTAGAGTTGCATGATACCCTTTGTGTGGATGAAGCGTAGCTGTTAAAGTAAAAGACAAAGATAGAAATTTGATAGACAATTAGTGGTTAAAGaaatttcattttcttctctTAGATGGTAAGAAAGAGGGTTTCAATTAAGCCAAGCTTTTAACTCTTGCAAATAATGTATATATCAATGTTGTGAGGGAAAATGCGCAGTGAATAATGAAAACATAGATTaatatatatttcatgataatcgtatttaaaatattttatatttataaaatttttgaaaaaataataatttatattatataaattttgatatattcaaCATACATGTCATATTTGTGTGTGTTTTTTCATATGGTGTACAACGAAGAGAAATGGTTCCAAAGGGACCAATTCGAGCCCTTTCCAAATTTCGTTGGTGCTGGTTAATGCTATTAAAGggatacaaatattaaatttatgatCATTATTGAGAAATATGTATGGATTTTAAACTGATTTATGAATAATCATACCAAAAATTTTagatacatttaaaaaaaaaaagaatcttgCTAGGTACGAATATTAAAtcgatttaataaataaataatatgttctAAGCAGAATGTTAAATTGATCCAGGAAAGGATGTGACAATAAACCTTTCATTActtcatttaaaattaatataaaaatagtgattaaataattttttaaaacaattttaattaGTCGGATAAAATCGACAAACAAATTAACTTACGATCCAACTACTTTGAATATATTATTTACAAGATTTCTTTAAATAAAATCATTAggggattttttttttatctattaaaaattttaatgtttaaaaaattaaaatcaaattattacgataaaatatgcaaaaatataagATGAAAAactagattaaaaaataaattcagaaaatattttacataaatatacaAATATCTGAGCGCATAAAAGATTTGTATACCtatgtaataataaatttaggtagaatgaatatttatatttttttttgttaatttggtaattatattttaaagttaaatttggtaattattttttaaaaaagaattttttaaaaaagagttgaattttttttatatatcacgttaataaataattaaaatttataaaaatgtttaaaaaataaaaaattcaaaattcaaaaacaatataagagttcataaaattcaaaaaagttaGCATAAAATATACGTTGACTGCCATGTAGgctattatatttaaaatttcaatattttagtcgatatttctattaaaaaaacaacaatttaattctttttaaaaggtATTATCAAGTTCAACTCATTTTAAAATGTTGAGAGCCAAATTTAGCTCAAACAAACAgggtcaaattgacaaaagattTTAGGGTAAACAACACCTAAGGTagtaaactattagtaagtttatgttttggttactcaactttaaaatgttacaaaatggtcgctgaactattcaaaaattttcatttaagtcactaaactatttgaaagcttttatttaagtcattgggttgttgaattttcttctctttttttttctttttaaaacaaaaaaggtATAATTAGCAAGTTCCAAGTGATGATTCGACAATCATATGATGGAATCAGTACTCATcaacgagtagaagaacatatcttaTATCCAAGCCAATTTGACAATCGATGTTAGAGATCGGAGAAGAAAGCTTTTTGGATTTGCATATCCGTGACATTCAAAACTATTTCATAACAAAAATGAACagtagaagagaagagaaagaaagtTTTAATTGCTGTAGGCGGTGCAAACAAAGAAGTTGAGTAGCCAAAATATAAATTAGTAATATTTAGTGTCCTTGCACATAGTTTACCCAAGATTTTAGCATTAAGcccaaaaaaaaaatatacatttttttcttttttcctttcacCCCACCATTCCTTTTTCTCACTAAGCAAAATTTTAGATGTCTTCTTTTCACATAAgcgtttttttttaatatttatatattaaataaataaaattggtcCAAACATGCTTGGTTTCCGCCAAAAATTTCCCtttatttattacatttatatattaaattaagttatttttcaaaatagaaaATGTCAAAACTCTATCACATGCAAATACGcgaaatacatatatttaaaatatataaatatgttttaaaaataactataataaataataaaatatattttttgaaactaattaataataacaaacgAATTATGTAAGACGATAAAAGAGAAAAGTTAGattaaattgtgcatattaaaataaaaatgtataaagcAAGTAAACTAAAACTTTGGTTGAGTAGTAAGTTTAaaagattattaatttaattagtatgaGTTCGAATCCTgtcatatatgtatttttattggttttatttaaaataaaaaattaaaacatttatagaaaaaaatagtatatataattATCGTAGTTTGAAAATTATAAATGTATAACTTAAATTTAGTTTTGAAAATATTAACTTCTCTTgtaaactcaattaaatactttatcttttttttatagaatatCTAAAATTATCTATAATCCATTCTCGACCCTAAAATAGGAGGATGAAGGCATTTTAGCGTGCTCAAACCTATGTCTTCTCATACGGGTAATTATATTGATGCCAATCAAGCTAAGACACAGTCAATCAAAATTATGTGATGTTTTCTTTTTagctatgtaaaaaaaattttgatgattgcaatgaacctaaatttaactcATAATTGACATTGTTACATGAGAAACGAAATgagttcttttttttatttcaaaatattacctcaacaaatttaagagaaaaaattTAACTGAAAGAAAAATAGATGAACTAAATTCTTTGAGATAAAAGGGGACTAAATCTGAAAAGAGTACGGGAAATTGGagtatattttaaaagaaaaaatgggctgttatccAGGTAACATAACAAAGTATAGGGGCTGTTTTTGATATTTCCCCCTAAATAAACAAGTGTCTCTCAGCAACAGATCCACCCAAACTCTTATTCGGATCTTGACCCAAACTCTCCTCCATAATCCAAAGTCCAAACTCCGATccactctctccctctctccttttgttttttttgtctGTTATCAACAGAATCCAGACCCTAATACCCTTCTCGGATCATCCGGTTGGACCAACCTGTGGAGCTAAGCTTTTTGTCTCTGCTAAACAATCTGGTTATCTGGGTataattttctctcttttttctggGTTTAATATTATGTGTTTTATTTACTCGAATTTTGATCGAACCCCTTTgttattatgttaaataaaaaaatttctcttgatgggttttaattttaattttaaaagcttgGTCGATTGAGCTTTTATTTATCTGAATTGAATGTAAATTTGGTGCTTTTTAGCGTTTACTTTTGTTGGGATTTTGTTATATTTGACTTTAATTCGTTAGAagaaccctttttttttcaaaagaatttaattaaaagtTTGGGTTTTTTTAGAATTGTTTATCTTCAATCGTGTTTGATTTTGGTAGCTTTTACATTTTCATCTCTGTTGGGTTTATGTTGTTTTCctcataatatttattataatttagagcattttcttttcttttcttttcttttccctttacGAATTTGGCTAAAAGTTTACTTCTTTAGGAATTTCTTTTCTAATTGTTTCTTTTTTCTGTAGTTTGTGgggtttttaaaatattgtgttgtgtgtttaattcttttatcaagggtcataatccatatgttattgTAAAAGCTCTAGATAAATATCATtccaagaggaaaaaaaaaagaattgctTGTTTAGTTGAATAAGAGTTTATAGATTACAATGGAAACATGCTAATTTGGAAAATAATATCTCTCCAAGTAACTAAAGAGGGTAGCTAAAGAAGTTTTAATTTCCATTGGTACCTGCTGGACGAAATCCCGAACTCTAAAGCTTTTCTATTATGAGCTCTTCCTTTGGCTTGTTGTTATTAGCCTCgtattaaatacttatatatagaAAGAACTAAGATATGATTAAAACATTTGCCTCAAGGTGGCTTAGAGCCTCTCCTAATTTTCAGGTTTGAGTTATTGAAAAGAAGATGACTGATATGTTACTATCAATTTGAACATGATTTCCTCTTTATCGTGTCTTTTTATTGACACTGGTCCAGTAGAGagattttgtgaaattattttcattttgataGCAGATTTAAGATAGAAGTGAAGAGGGAAAATAAATCATCACTAGTAATTCTCTCTTAACCTACTTTTCATTTCTCTTGAAAGAGTGTATGCGCGagtgttggttttttttttttggggggggggggcggAGGGGTGATTTGAGAAGAAATTGGAAGTAAATAATGTAATTCTGTTTGACGTTTccagtatatatatatcatttttggGGGGAGGGGGGGGACAAATCATGTTCACAGGCTCTCTTAATTGTATGTAAACTTGTAGTTTCTCGATATGTCTGTTGTTTGTTGGTTGCAATCCGAacaattaaatattgaattcatATCGTGTAACTTCTCTCCTGTGGTTTTGTTTATCTCTCTACCCTTCTAaagtttcagttttttttttctgcaCTTCAACTTATCCTAGATGCAaatttgtaatatagtttttctTCTACAAGATTGAAGACAACTAAAATGCTATTAAAGCTACACCAATTTGCATATTGCAGCACTTGggaaaaaaattgcatttttttccTATTATTGATAttcaatctaatttttattaacaCTTAATGATATAATTACACTTGCATTTTAGGATTATTTGATAATATTCAATGATTCTTCTGTTCCACATTTGATGTTTCTCATCCTGAATTTGTGTTGTGaagtattttctttatttttcaaaaggCGACTATGTTGTCATATGACTTTGTGTTAAATATGCAGGCTTTGGTTCATCTTGAGCCTATGCGATGGAAGTGGCTAATGAATCCACTGCTAAGAAACCAAAAAGGTTGACTTCTGTTGTGTGGAACCACTTTGAAAGGGTTAAGAAAGCCGACATATGTTACGCGGTATGTGTTCATTGCAACAAGAAATTAAGTGGATCGAGTAATAGTGGAACCACCCATCTGAGAAATCACTTAATGCGGTGCTTGAAAAGATCGAACTATGATGTTTCCCAACTACTTGCagtaaagagaaggaaaaaagaaaataccCTTACCATTGCAAATATCAGTTACGATGAAGGGCAGAGAAAGGAGGACTATATGAAGCCCACTATTGTCAAGTATGAGCAGGACCAGAGAAAGGATGAAGCTTTCAACCTTGGAAGCAGTTGGTTCGACCCAGAGAGAAGTCGGTTAGATCTTGCCCGCATGATTATATTACATGGCTACCCCTTAGCCATGGTTGAACATGTTGGATTCAAGGTATTTGTCAAGAATATGCAGCCATTGTTCGATGTTGTCCATAATAGCACCATTGAGCTGTCTTGTGTGGAAATTTATATGAAGGAGAAGCAGAGAATTTATGATATGTTAAGTAAATTGCAAGGCAGAATTAACCTCGCCATTGAGATGTGGTCTTCCCCTGAGAATTCTAAATACGTATGCTTGACAGCGCATTATGTTGATGATGAATGGAAACTACAAAAGAAGATTCTTAATTTCTTAACACTTGATTCTTCTCATACCGAAGACATGCTTTCAGATGTAATTATCAAGTGTCTGATGGATTGGGACATAGACTGTAAGTTGTTTTCCATGACATTTGATGATTGTTCGACTAATGATGACATTGTCTTGAGAATAAAAGATCAGATTTCTGAAAGCAGGCCACGTTTAAGCAATGGGCAATTATTAGATGTGCGCTCAGCTGCACATGTTTTAAATTCAATTGCTCAAGATGCCATTGAAGCTCTCCAAGTGGTGAtccaaaagattcgaggaagtgTTAAATATGTTAAAAGTTCACAATCAATACTAGGGAAGTTCAATGAGATTGCCCAGCAACAAGGAATCAACAACCACAAGATCGTAGTTCTTGATTATCCTATACGATGGAATTCAACATACATGATGCTCGAGACTGCTGTAGAATACAGGAATGTGTTCCATCACTTGCCAGAGCTTGATCCGGATTTTGCTTTGAGTGATGAAGAGTGGAAACGGGCAAGTTCCATTGTCAGCTAtttgaaattattgattgaaatcATTAATGTCTTCTCCAGCAACAAATGTCCTACTGCAAATATATACTTCCCTGAAATTTGTCACGTCCACATCCAATTGATTGAATGGTGCAAGAGCTCGGATGCTTTTCTTAGTTCATTGGCAACAAAGATGAAAGCCAAGTTTGATAAATATTGGAGCAAGTGCAGTTTAGGGTTGGCAGTAGCAGCTATCTTAGATCCCCGATTCAAGATGAAGTTGGTTGAGTATTACTATTCCCAAATTTACGGCAGTACTGCTTTAGAACGAATCAAAGAAGCATCTGATGGTATCAAGGAACTCTTTAATGCATACTCTATCTGCTCAACTTTGATTGATCAGGGTTCAGCTTTGCCTGGCAGTAGCTTACCTAGCAGTAGTAATGATACTAGAGATAAACTAAAGGGCTTTGACAAATTCCTCCATGAGACATCTCAGAGCCAAACTGCAATATCGGACTTGGAAAAATATTTAGATGAGCCCATGTTTCCTCGTAACTGTGACTTCAATATCTTAAATTGGTGGAGAGTCCACACACCAAGGTATCCAATCTTGTCAATGATGGCACGTGATGTTCTAGGAACTCCTATGTCAACCGTTGCGCAGGAGTTCGCATTCAATGCTGGAGGTCGGATTCTTGATAGCAATCAAAGTTCACTGCCTCCTGATACTCGACAGGCTTTGATATGCACAAGAGATTGGTTAAGGACGCAATCTGATGGTGCGTGTATTATTCAACTTTATCTCTTTAAACAAACGCTTCTAATTCTCTATACATCTCTAATGATATACTGCCGTTATCAACGTAATAGATGCAACACCATCGTCAAGTCATTATGCGCTACCGCTTTACGTTGAAGCAAATTGATCCAATCCTCCCCTTCTCAGTAAGCCTTTGTTAAATTATTTTCCTATGTTGCTGGTTTTGCTAGTGCCCTTATTTTTGATGGGTTTCTCATGCAAGGTACATGGATCTTTTCCTAAGCTAATAAAGATTGCATCTGATTGCATTGAAGCACTTGAGCTTTGGGTCATAATCAAAAAATTGGACAAGCTGTTATTTTATATCTGATAATGGTGTTTCAATGTGGCTCTGGTATTATACTTCTTCCTTTAGGAGCTAAAATTGAATGTACATTTGTAGGATAATAAGAACCAAATGCTTATATAGCTATGCCCCAATTCAAGCAACTCTTTGCTATGGTTGATGTAGTTATTTTATTTCAAGTTAATACTTAAGATACATGTTGAAATGCCCTTTCAGGTTCTTGCTGGGCCTATCAaggcaaattttattttattgtaccTTAAACCGTCTCATAAACACGTTCTAATTTATAGATACCTCTAATAACATTTATATTCTATATAATATTTGTCTTAAACTAATATAATATAGAAGAAAAAGATATTTGAACCCccacaatttttttaataaaagaaattatatgtgaatcaCTGAATTAAATATTcgagaaatataattattaagcaAATTACtttttagtataaaaaaattGGAGTTTTAAGTATTATTTGACCAAGTTAAAAGTGCTGTTTTACTTTGCATTCTTGGTTTAACAATTTAGAAGTAAAAGGCTAGCAGTGTgtttaaatgtaaaataaaacatttttttgaacaaaattgGACTTTCACAAGCATGGTTTGCAATTGCAATACACAAAATAAATGTTTAAGATTTTCTTTTTCCAGTCATATTAAGTGTATATGGTAAGTTAGCAACTTGCATggtattttcatttcttttatttcttaaggaaaaaaaaagattgaaaatagaaaaagaaattgcaaataTAAGATTTTATGCAATAAAGCAAATTCTTCCATTAGAAACCAGTTCAAGAGTgttaaaagccaaaaaaatttcaactaacaaaatacaaaaaatagtACACCTGACCTGATACCTACAGAACTCAAATCTGAGCATTGGGTATAGATATTTATACTTCAAAATATGGATTGGACATGTATACTCCAAAAAATGGAAGAATCTAAGCAacataggttaataccttgtagCTCAAGTAAACTAATTTGGTGGAAGATAACGGTAGCAAAAGAGTGGAGCTTAAAAGATATTCCTGATCATATAATATTAGGTGCAGAAAGTATAGAATCTATAAGCTGAAACCTGCTTAATAAGCTCAGGTTCTCCTGTTCGGTTCAAAGGCATACTTAATCAGTGATTCTTTGATGGATAACAACTCAGGGAACTCCTTCTTCAACTTGGATGCATCCATCTCGTTATTGCTTCGGGGTGCAACGATCACCTTGGCTTGTTCTTCTAATGTGAAGTTTTCCCACTTAAACTTGGGGTCAATGTAAGTCTTGTACATCTCGAGGATCTCATTGTGGCTCACAACCCCAGGGTTTGTGAAGTTCCATATACCCCTCAAGTTCTTCTTTGCCATCTCGATCGATATCGGTAGAAGTTCGTCCAAGACTGTCATGCTGTTGGGAATGTTGACCACCTTGTTGTAGCGTGAAATCTTGGTGATGAAGTTGCGTGGATTGTTTAGGTCAGATGAGATTGGCATTCGAACTCTAAGGGTGCAGACGTTGTCATACTCTTTCAACAGCTCTTCAACCTGGAAAATATTGGAGAGAGTTTATGAGCACACAAACAAAACCAGAATCAAATAAAAAGATATCCAAAGTAGTTACCACGGCCTTGGTTTTTGAATAGAAGGAACCGATGAAATTGGGTTTATCTTCCTCTTTAAATCCAATGCCAGAGCCCTGAGGATGTGCAGTATCATACTCAAATATACACCCGGTAGCGAAATTCATCATCAACAGCCCATGGTCTCTGCAAACATCTGCCAAGGTTAAAGTACCAGCCACATTGGCACGAATTGTTTCTGTTTTGTGAGATTCACACCAATCAACATTAGGTCTGCCGGTAACACCAGCAGCATTAAACACATGGGTCGGCGTTATATTTTGAATATCTGCATTGAGTGATGAACGATCTTCCAAGCGTCCTTTTCCATATTCGAAGGCAATACCTTGTTTCTCGCATAACTGACCAAGTAAACCACCTATCCAGCCAGTCCTGCCATAGATCAAGAACTTCAAGGATTGTTTTTGGGGAGAGCTACCGCCCTTGGGGGTTGGAACCACCATTCGGGCCTGATTAGGACCACTTACATATGATGTCTCTTTGCCGTCCTCGGAATCGAAGTGT is part of the Gossypium hirsutum isolate 1008001.06 chromosome D11, Gossypium_hirsutum_v2.1, whole genome shotgun sequence genome and encodes:
- the LOC107963937 gene encoding E3 ubiquitin-protein ligase CCNB1IP1 homolog isoform X3, with amino-acid sequence MRCNACWRELEGRAVSTKCGHLLCNEDASKILSNDAACPICDEVLSKSLMKPVDINPNDEWINMAMAGISPQILMKSAYRSVMFYVGQKDLEMQYKMNKIVAQCRQKCEAMQEKFSEKLEQVHTAYQKMAKRCQMMEQENQSLSKDKLELQEKFSEKSRQKRKLDEMYDQLRSEYESLKRSAIQPSKNFYARNEPDLFSNPAANVVDSREPIRKGPREYIWPVKQTSSNSSPFDISSDSPSKPAAIPGDVGNRRATGHPGGFEPTAAANPSTILRNFIISPIKRPQPSRNRTNLFTL
- the LOC107963937 gene encoding E3 ubiquitin-protein ligase CCNB1IP1 homolog isoform X1, which produces MRCNACWRELEGRAVSTKCGHLLCNEDASKILSNDAACPICDEVLSKSLMKPVDINPNDEWINMAMAGISPQILMKSAYRSVMFYVGQKDLEMQYKMNKIVAQCRQKCEAMQEKFSEKLEQVHTAYQKMAKRCQMMEQENQSLSKDKLELQEKFSEKSRQKRKLDEMYDQLRSEYESLKRSAIQPSKNFYARNEPDLFSNPAANVVDSREPIRKDWSIFSPGTPGPREYIWPVKQTSSNSSPFDISSDSPSKPAAIPGDVGNRRATGHPGGFEPTAAANPSTILRNFIISPIKRPQPSRNRTNLFTL
- the LOC107963937 gene encoding E3 ubiquitin-protein ligase CCNB1IP1 homolog isoform X2: MRCNACWRELEGRAVSTKCGHLLCNEDASKILSNDAACPICDEVLSKSLMKPVDINPNDEWINMAMAGISPQILMKSAYRSVMFYVGQKDLEMQYKMNKIVAQCRQKCEAMQEKFSEKLEQVHTAYQKMAKRCQMMEQENQSLSKDKLELQEKFSEKSRQKRKLDEMYDQLRSEYESLKRSAIQPSKNFYARNEPDLFSNPAANVVDSREPIRKDWSIFSPGTPGPREYIWPVKQTSSNSSPFDISSDSPSKPAAIPGDVGNRRATGHPGGFEPTAAANPSTILRNFIISPIKRPQPSRNRTNLFT
- the LOC107963937 gene encoding E3 ubiquitin-protein ligase CCNB1IP1 homolog isoform X4; translated protein: MRCNACWRELEGRAVSTKCGHLLCNEDASKILSNDAACPICDEVLSKSLMKPVDINPNDEWINMAMAGISPQILMKSAYRSVMFYVGQKDLEMQYKMNKIVAQCRQKCEAMQEKFSEKLEQVHTAYQKMAKRCQMMEQENQSLSKDKLELQEKFSEKSRQKRKLDEMYDQLRSEYESLKRSAIQPSKNFYARNEPDLFSNPAANVVDSREPIRKGPREYIWPVKQTSSNSSPFDISSDSPSKPAAIPGDVGNRRATGHPGGFEPTAAANPSTILRNFIISPIKRPQPSRNRTNLFT
- the LOC107963937 gene encoding E3 ubiquitin-protein ligase CCNB1IP1 homolog isoform X5, which produces MDKRKPMLHLNCYSQLMAMAGISPQILMKSAYRSVMFYVGQKDLEMQYKMNKIVAQCRQKCEAMQEKFSEKLEQVHTAYQKMAKRCQMMEQENQSLSKDKLELQEKFSEKSRQKRKLDEMYDQLRSEYESLKRSAIQPSKNFYARNEPDLFSNPAANVVDSREPIRKDWSIFSPGTPGPREYIWPVKQTSSNSSPFDISSDSPSKPAAIPGDVGNRRATGHPGGFEPTAAANPSTILRNFIISPIKRPQPSRNRTNLFTL
- the LOC121202889 gene encoding zinc finger BED domain-containing protein RICESLEEPER 1 translates to MEVANESTAKKPKRLTSVVWNHFERVKKADICYAVCVHCNKKLSGSSNSGTTHLRNHLMRCLKRSNYDVSQLLAVKRRKKENTLTIANISYDEGQRKEDYMKPTIVKYEQDQRKDEAFNLGSSWFDPERSRLDLARMIILHGYPLAMVEHVGFKVFVKNMQPLFDVVHNSTIELSCVEIYMKEKQRIYDMLSKLQGRINLAIEMWSSPENSKYVCLTAHYVDDEWKLQKKILNFLTLDSSHTEDMLSDVIIKCLMDWDIDCKLFSMTFDDCSTNDDIVLRIKDQISESRPRLSNGQLLDVRSAAHVLNSIAQDAIEALQVVIQKIRGSVKYVKSSQSILGKFNEIAQQQGINNHKIVVLDYPIRWNSTYMMLETAVEYRNVFHHLPELDPDFALSDEEWKRASSIVSYLKLLIEIINVFSSNKCPTANIYFPEICHVHIQLIEWCKSSDAFLSSLATKMKAKFDKYWSKCSLGLAVAAILDPRFKMKLVEYYYSQIYGSTALERIKEASDGIKELFNAYSICSTLIDQGSALPGSSLPSSSNDTRDKLKGFDKFLHETSQSQTAISDLEKYLDEPMFPRNCDFNILNWWRVHTPRYPILSMMARDVLGTPMSTVAQEFAFNAGGRILDSNQSSLPPDTRQALICTRDWLRTQSDDATPSSSHYALPLYVEAN